The Lasioglossum baleicum chromosome 15, iyLasBale1, whole genome shotgun sequence genome has a segment encoding these proteins:
- the Noi gene encoding splicing factor 3a subunit 3 noi produces the protein METILEQQRRYHEERERLMDAMVKEMLYKKAGHRESINSEHRLKMLLDQYMDSTLHLQDLYEDKDGQRKEEVQALSGPNEFSEFYSRLKSIKEFYRRHPNEISIPMSVEFEELAKMRENPTEELSNLVEFTDEEGYGKYLDLHECYEKYINLKGIEKVDYITYLSTFDHLFDIPRERKNAEYQRYIESLLEYITDYLSRVRPLLDLTAELQEANREFETQWENSTFPGWPKETGSALTHVGAHLELSAFSSWEELASLGLDRLKSALMALGLKCGGTLEERAQRLFSTKGEASLDPNLLAKSNRNRKNGKGRNSEKQKEIGCLEGQVYRLAELVSTQRVATKENVQRKQARTEGERGDSDAEASASESEEEDDNEVPYNPKNLPLGWDGKPIPYWLYKLHGLNISYNCEICGNFTYKGPKAFQRHFAEWRHAHGMRCLGIPNTAHFANVTQIEDALALWEKLKAQKQAERWQPEQEEEFEDSLGNVVNRKTYEDLKRQGLL, from the exons ATGGAAACGATATTAGAGCAACAACGGCGCTACCATGAGGAAAGGGAGAGGTTGATGGACGCAATGGTTAAAGAAATGCTTTACAAGAAAGCAGGACACAGAGAGAGCATAAACTCGGAGCATCGGTTGAAAATGTTGCTCGATCAATACATGGACAGTACTTTGCATTTGCAAGATTTGTACGAAGACAAAGATGGGCAAAGAAAAGAGGAG GTACAAGCGCTTTCAGGTCCAAACGAATTTTCGGAGTTTTATTCCCGTTTGAAATCGATCaaagaattttatcgacgacatCCGAACGAAATAAGTATTCCAATGTCCGTGGAATTCGAGGAGCTAGCTAAAATGAGAGAAAACCCTACAGAAGAGCTTTCAAATCTAGTCGAATTCACAGACGAGGAGGGTTACGGAAAGTACCTTGATCTTCACGAGTGTTACGAGAAGtacattaatttgaaagggaTAGAGAAAGTAGACTATATTACATATTTATCAACTTTCGATCATTTATTCGATATACCGAGGGAAAGAAAAAATGCTGAATATCAGAGATACATAGAATCATTATTAGAATATATAACAGACTATTTAAGTAGAGTTAGACCTTTGCTCGACTTGACTGCAGAGCTTCAGGAGGCAAACAGGGAATTCGAGACGCAATGGGAGAACAGTACGTTCCCAGGATGGCCAAAAGAAACTGGCAGTGCTCTGACTCATGTTGGAGCTCATTTGGAACTGTCTGCTTTCTCTTCATGGGAGGAGCTTGCGTCTCTTGGTTTGGACCGGTTGAAATCAGCTCTGATGGCTTTAGGTTTAAAATGTGGCGGTACTCTCGAGGAGAGAGCTCAGAGACTCTTTAGTACAAAAGGAGAAGCTTCCTTGGATCCGAATTTACTAGCCAAGAGCAATAGAAATAGGAAAAACGGAAAAGGAAGGAATTCCGAGAAGCAAAAGGAGATAGGCTGCTTGGAAGGACAAGTGTACAGACTCGCGGAATTGGTGTCTACTCAGCGAGTAGCCACAAAAGAGAATGTACAAAGGAAACAAGCTAGAACAGAAGGCGAGAGAGGAGATTCCGATGCGGAAGCCAGCGCTAGCGAgtccgaggaagaagatgacAACGAGGTTCCatataatccgaaaaatcttcCTCTCGGATGGGATGGCAAACCTATACCATATTGGTTGTACAAATTGCATGGTTTAAATATCAGCTACAACTGTGAAATCTGTGGAAACTTCACGTACAAAGGACCAAAAGCTTTCCAAAGACATTTTGCCGAATGGAGACACGCGCACGGAATGCGCTGCCTAGGAATTCCAAATACCGCTCATTTCGCTAACGTAACGCAAATAGAAGACGCCCTGGCTCTATGGGAAAAACTGAAAGCTCAGAAACAAGCCGAACGCTGGCAGCCAGAACAGGAGGAAGAGTTCGAAGATTCTCTTGGAAACGTAGTTAATCGCAAAACGTACGAGGACTTGAAACGACAGGGTCTTTTGTAA
- the LOC143216347 gene encoding uncharacterized protein LOC143216347 → MDEDLRTLWCGNLSERVTEEILYELFLQGGPVQRVIIPKDRDGKQRTYGFITYKHINSVAYALDLFDGTLLFNRPICMSTRNNTESTPKANIQDQYPNPNQLLQLGQQMLLGNNPCNMKMVMFGANMLPSTGPHSRQVDNHLYDNRRSERVHPYRREPTKSNHHKDHRSRNTHNNHRSSDHSRRDYKNSRRNYR, encoded by the exons ATGGACGAAGATTTACGTACTCTATGGTGTGGGAATTTGAGCGAGAGAGTAACAGAAGAAATTCTCTATGAATTATTCTTGCAG GGTGGTCCTGTGCAAAGAGTTATCATTCCTAAAGATCGTGATGGGAAACAGAGAACGTATGGATTTATAACTTATAAACATATTAATTCTGTAGCGTATGCTTTGGACCTATTCGATGGTACATTGCTATTCAATCGCCCTATTTGTATGAGCACAAGGAACAACACAGAATCAACACCAAAAGCAAACATACAGGATCAGTATCCCAATCCTAACCAGCTACTTCAGTTAGGTCAACAGATGTTGTTAGGAAATAATCCttgtaatatgaaaatggtCATGTTCGGAGCAAATATGTTGCCAAGTACAGGTCCTCATTCTAGACAAGTAGATAATCATCTGTACGATAATAGAAGATCCGAACGAGTACATCCTTATCGTAGGGAACCAACTAAAAGTAATCATCATAAAGATCATAGATCTAGAAACACTCATAACAATCACAGATCAAGCGATCACTCTCGAAGAGATTACAAAAATAGTAGACGCAATTATCGTTAA
- the LOC143216329 gene encoding glucose dehydrogenase [FAD, quinone] isoform X2, whose amino-acid sequence MLLLQHLVVFAITSIATIAFSNYLRFTYFLDIFSYKFFNDIDDSQVYDYIIVGAGTAGATLSARLTEYGYKVLLLEAGGVPPPFLDIPLLAPLIQNSPYDWQYTTVPQQNACKGLVNNQSKWPMGKLLGGTSRLNYMLYVRGHPLDYRDWFPDFNEPTTQNGGPMSTNILKWSTNLSDIILKGLEELHQPIGFMKPQLSMENGKRWSTDKLLQKNVQKRMTIIAHAHVEKVLMESKKAVGVQFVTQNKVFKAIAKRGVILSAGAIGTPKILMLSGIGPKKHLEDLKINIVKDLPVGQHLVDHVLTGIDLVTINETIGLNMADTFSLTSAIKYFFYGEGPWTSAGVEVLGTFHSSFEKNITSVPDLQIMVMPLGLSKDGGIVLRKALGISDKIYNDYFAPLVYKNTVTIAPVLLHPKSMGEVKLNSTNSFDPPLINPKYLTNTDDIARLTDGLQFVKKLVQTNIMKSIGASIYEKHFPGCENENFGSKKYWECYIQHLTLTCYHPAGTCRMGDVVDRKFRVYGVTNLYVIDASVLPSLPSGNINAAVLMLAEKAARLFKQNMERNTNNQKCYKPHNYYKYFEYFNR is encoded by the exons ATGCTCTTATTGCAACACTTGGTTGTATTTGCGATAACTAGTATCGCGACTATTGCATTTTCCAATTATCTTCGGTTTACATATTTTCTCGATATATTttcgtataaattttttaacgatatcgatgatTCGCAGGTGTACGATTACATCATCG ttGGAGCAGGCACTGCAGGAGCAACTTTGTCTGCGAGATTAACAGAATATGGATATAAGGTGTTGCTGCTCGAGGCTGGTGGAGTTCCACCACCTTTTCTTGATATTCCACTTTTGGCTCCCTTAATTCAGAATAGTCCATACGATTGGCAATACACTACTGTACCGCAACAGAATGCTTGCAAGGGTTTAGTCAATAAT CAAAGCAAATGGCCAATGGGTAAACTTCTTGGTGGAACTAGTCGATTAAACTACATGCTTTATGTACGCGGACATCCTCTGGATTATAGAGACTGGTTTCCAGATTTTAATG AACCCACCACACAGAATGGTGGTCCAATGAGTACAAATATCTTGAAATGGAGTACTAATCTATCCGATATAATCTTGAAAGGATTGGAAGAGTTACATCAACCTATCG GTTTCATGAAACCACAGTTGTCTATGGAAAATGGTAAACGGTGGAGTACTGATAAATTATtgcaaaaaaatgttcaaaagagAATGACCATAATTGCCCATGCTCATGTCGAGAAA GTATTGATGGAATCAAAGAAAGCGGTGGGAGTGCAATTTGTGACTCAAAATAAAGTATTTAAAGCTATCGCAAAACGAGGTGTTATTCTCAGTGCCGGAGCTATTGGTACTcctaaaatattaatgttgtcCGGAATTGGACCGAAAAAACATTTAGAAGACTTGAAG ATAAATATTGTCAAAGATTTACCAGTTGGTCAACATTTAGTGGACCATGTGCTTACAGGAATTGATTTAGTTACGATCAACGAAACTATAGGTTTAAATATGGCTGATACCTTCAGTCTTACATCGGCTATAAAGTATTTTTTTTATGGAGAAG GTCCTTGGACATCTGCAGGTGTTGAAGTCCTGGGAACGTTTCATAGttcttttgaaaaaaatataacaaGTGTACCAGATTTACAGATAATGGTGATGCCACTTGGATTATCAAAAGATGGTGGAATTGTTTTAAGAAAGGCCCTGGGAATATCAGATAAG ATTTATAATGATTACTTTGCTCCTCTTGTTTACAAGAATACTGTAACGATTGCTCCAGTTTTATTACATCCGAAAAGTATGGGAGAGGTAAAATTGAATAGTACCAATTCTTTTGATCCACCGTTAATTAATCCGAAATACTTAACAAATACAGATGATATTGCACGTCTTACCGATG GACTGCAATTTGTGAAGAAGCTTGTCCAAACGAATATTATGAAATCCATTGGCGCATCTATTTATGAAAAACATTTTCCTGGTtgcgaaaatgaaaattttggtagCAAAAAGTATTGGGAATGTTACATACAACATTTAACATTAACTTGTTATCACCCCGCCGGGACGTGTCGCATGGGCGACGTTGTTGATCGGAAGTTTCG AGTTTACGGTGTGACAAATCTGTATGTGATCGATGCATCTGTATTGCCTTCGTTGCCAAGCGGTAATATTAATGCTGCAGTTTTAATGCTTGCCGAAAAAGCTGCgcgtttatttaaacaaaatatgGAGCGTAACACAAATAATCAGAAATGTTACAAACcacataattattataaatacttcgaatattttaataggtga
- the LOC143216335 gene encoding uncharacterized protein LOC143216335 isoform X1 — translation MYIGYLCATWSLLLFVTNTHTMEVLTTTWTVVQFVDDKTVEAVPTSWLEGDKCYWPPLPQSKLSNAIKKLEPPQPSWIQFTVKSFRNSIFSDYVKARAKAKEAEDSSDLQSEVDEYGLPKKRKITRPSWNTSSEELSSDDTMQPTPPSLRRKPKIVTATSGPYERRQQVEEEPRSSSPIVTATSEESPSPRQQVKEEPRSSSSFENQETSQLDNNSTRLENYCKTILEQQHLLHNLLTEVLSRVERLEEKFNHYSAPGSRSIFDQNIVFPINCEQELQKFETYLQDENNFRDAINELAALGGKSNYHFVKRVMTCLITNKFATGYSWLGRKGKKVFNTLKVAKIIIDAATISGLSKTKNETEISMQSWLRRAFERSKVTAKDR, via the exons ATGTACATAGGATATCTCTGTGCTACTTGGTCATTGCTATTATTTGTTACC AATACACATACAATGGAGGTACTGACAACTACATGGACCGTTGTCCAATTTGTGGACGACAAAACAGTAGAAGCAGTGCCGACTAGTTGGCTAGAAGGCGACAAATGCTATTGGCCACCACTACCGCAATCAAAATTGAGTAATGCGATAAAAAAATTGGAACCGCCTCAACCTTCATGGATTCAGTTTACTGTAAAGAGCTTCAGAAACAGCATCTTTT CCGACTACGTAAAGGCGCGAGCCAAAGCGAAGGAGGCAGAGGATAGCAGCGATCTACAGTCGGAGGTGGACGAATACGGATTaccaaaaaaaagaaagattaCTCGCCCGTCGTGGAACACCAGCAGCGAAGAACTATCATCTGATGACACAATGCAGCCCACTCCCCCAAGTTTGAGGAGGAAACCCAAAATTG tcaCTGCCACCAGCGGACCGTATGAAAGAAGACAGCAGGTGGAAGAGGAGCCAAGAAGTTCCAGCCCGATTG ttaCTGCTACCAGTGAAGAATCGCCGTCCCCCCGACAGCAGGTGAAAGAGGAGCCAAGAAGTTCCAGCTCGTTTG AAAACCAAGAAACGTCTCAACTGGACAATAATAGCACCAGACTAGAAAACTACTGCAAAACCATACTAGAACAGCAGCATCTATTGCACAATCTTTTGACGGAGGTTTTAAGTAGAGTAGAAAGATTAGAGGAAAAATTCAACCACTATTCTGCGCCAGGAAGTCGATCAATTTTCGACCAAAATATAGTATTTCCGATCAATTGTGAACAGGAATTGCAGAAGTTCGAAACTTATCTGCAAGATGAGAACAATTTTAGAGACGCG ATCAATGAATTAGCTGCACTAGGAGGCAAgagtaattaccattttgtaaaACGAGTCATGACCTGTTTAATAACCAATAAATTTGCTACCGGATACAGTTGGCTgggaagaaaaggaaaaaaagtttttaataCTTTAAAAGTAGCCAAAATAATAATAG ATGCAGCAACAATATCGGGATTATCAAAAACtaaaaacgaaactgaaatttctATGCAGTCATGGCTCAGGAGAGCCTTCGAGCGCAGTAAAGTTACAGCCAAAGACCGGTAG
- the LOC143216329 gene encoding glucose dehydrogenase [FAD, quinone] isoform X1 translates to MLLLQHLVVFAITSIATIAFSNYLRFTYFLDIFSYKFFNDIDDSQVYDYIIVGAGTAGATLSARLTEYGYKVLLLEAGGVPPPFLDIPLLAPLIQNSPYDWQYTTVPQQNACKGLVNNQSKWPMGKLLGGTSRLNYMLYVRGHPLDYRDWFPDFNEPTTQNGGPMSTNILKWSTNLSDIILKGLEELHQPIGNINEDLNIGFMKPQLSMENGKRWSTDKLLQKNVQKRMTIIAHAHVEKVLMESKKAVGVQFVTQNKVFKAIAKRGVILSAGAIGTPKILMLSGIGPKKHLEDLKINIVKDLPVGQHLVDHVLTGIDLVTINETIGLNMADTFSLTSAIKYFFYGEGPWTSAGVEVLGTFHSSFEKNITSVPDLQIMVMPLGLSKDGGIVLRKALGISDKIYNDYFAPLVYKNTVTIAPVLLHPKSMGEVKLNSTNSFDPPLINPKYLTNTDDIARLTDGLQFVKKLVQTNIMKSIGASIYEKHFPGCENENFGSKKYWECYIQHLTLTCYHPAGTCRMGDVVDRKFRVYGVTNLYVIDASVLPSLPSGNINAAVLMLAEKAARLFKQNMERNTNNQKCYKPHNYYKYFEYFNR, encoded by the exons ATGCTCTTATTGCAACACTTGGTTGTATTTGCGATAACTAGTATCGCGACTATTGCATTTTCCAATTATCTTCGGTTTACATATTTTCTCGATATATTttcgtataaattttttaacgatatcgatgatTCGCAGGTGTACGATTACATCATCG ttGGAGCAGGCACTGCAGGAGCAACTTTGTCTGCGAGATTAACAGAATATGGATATAAGGTGTTGCTGCTCGAGGCTGGTGGAGTTCCACCACCTTTTCTTGATATTCCACTTTTGGCTCCCTTAATTCAGAATAGTCCATACGATTGGCAATACACTACTGTACCGCAACAGAATGCTTGCAAGGGTTTAGTCAATAAT CAAAGCAAATGGCCAATGGGTAAACTTCTTGGTGGAACTAGTCGATTAAACTACATGCTTTATGTACGCGGACATCCTCTGGATTATAGAGACTGGTTTCCAGATTTTAATG AACCCACCACACAGAATGGTGGTCCAATGAGTACAAATATCTTGAAATGGAGTACTAATCTATCCGATATAATCTTGAAAGGATTGGAAGAGTTACATCAACCTATCGGTAATATTAACGAGGACTTGAACATTG GTTTCATGAAACCACAGTTGTCTATGGAAAATGGTAAACGGTGGAGTACTGATAAATTATtgcaaaaaaatgttcaaaagagAATGACCATAATTGCCCATGCTCATGTCGAGAAA GTATTGATGGAATCAAAGAAAGCGGTGGGAGTGCAATTTGTGACTCAAAATAAAGTATTTAAAGCTATCGCAAAACGAGGTGTTATTCTCAGTGCCGGAGCTATTGGTACTcctaaaatattaatgttgtcCGGAATTGGACCGAAAAAACATTTAGAAGACTTGAAG ATAAATATTGTCAAAGATTTACCAGTTGGTCAACATTTAGTGGACCATGTGCTTACAGGAATTGATTTAGTTACGATCAACGAAACTATAGGTTTAAATATGGCTGATACCTTCAGTCTTACATCGGCTATAAAGTATTTTTTTTATGGAGAAG GTCCTTGGACATCTGCAGGTGTTGAAGTCCTGGGAACGTTTCATAGttcttttgaaaaaaatataacaaGTGTACCAGATTTACAGATAATGGTGATGCCACTTGGATTATCAAAAGATGGTGGAATTGTTTTAAGAAAGGCCCTGGGAATATCAGATAAG ATTTATAATGATTACTTTGCTCCTCTTGTTTACAAGAATACTGTAACGATTGCTCCAGTTTTATTACATCCGAAAAGTATGGGAGAGGTAAAATTGAATAGTACCAATTCTTTTGATCCACCGTTAATTAATCCGAAATACTTAACAAATACAGATGATATTGCACGTCTTACCGATG GACTGCAATTTGTGAAGAAGCTTGTCCAAACGAATATTATGAAATCCATTGGCGCATCTATTTATGAAAAACATTTTCCTGGTtgcgaaaatgaaaattttggtagCAAAAAGTATTGGGAATGTTACATACAACATTTAACATTAACTTGTTATCACCCCGCCGGGACGTGTCGCATGGGCGACGTTGTTGATCGGAAGTTTCG AGTTTACGGTGTGACAAATCTGTATGTGATCGATGCATCTGTATTGCCTTCGTTGCCAAGCGGTAATATTAATGCTGCAGTTTTAATGCTTGCCGAAAAAGCTGCgcgtttatttaaacaaaatatgGAGCGTAACACAAATAATCAGAAATGTTACAAACcacataattattataaatacttcgaatattttaataggtga
- the LOC143216335 gene encoding uncharacterized protein LOC143216335 isoform X3, whose amino-acid sequence MEVLTTTWTVVQFVDDKTVEAVPTSWLEGDKCYWPPLPQSKLSNAIKKLEPPQPSWIQFTVKSFRNSIFSDYVKARAKAKEAEDSSDLQSEVDEYGLPKKRKITRPSWNTSSEELSSDDTMQPTPPSLRRKPKIVTATSGPYERRQQVEEEPRSSSPIVTATSEESPSPRQQVKEEPRSSSSFENQETSQLDNNSTRLENYCKTILEQQHLLHNLLTEVLSRVERLEEKFNHYSAPGSRSIFDQNIVFPINCEQELQKFETYLQDENNFRDAINELAALGGKSNYHFVKRVMTCLITNKFATGYSWLGRKGKKVFNTLKVAKIIIDAATISGLSKTKNETEISMQSWLRRAFERSKVTAKDR is encoded by the exons ATGGAGGTACTGACAACTACATGGACCGTTGTCCAATTTGTGGACGACAAAACAGTAGAAGCAGTGCCGACTAGTTGGCTAGAAGGCGACAAATGCTATTGGCCACCACTACCGCAATCAAAATTGAGTAATGCGATAAAAAAATTGGAACCGCCTCAACCTTCATGGATTCAGTTTACTGTAAAGAGCTTCAGAAACAGCATCTTTT CCGACTACGTAAAGGCGCGAGCCAAAGCGAAGGAGGCAGAGGATAGCAGCGATCTACAGTCGGAGGTGGACGAATACGGATTaccaaaaaaaagaaagattaCTCGCCCGTCGTGGAACACCAGCAGCGAAGAACTATCATCTGATGACACAATGCAGCCCACTCCCCCAAGTTTGAGGAGGAAACCCAAAATTG tcaCTGCCACCAGCGGACCGTATGAAAGAAGACAGCAGGTGGAAGAGGAGCCAAGAAGTTCCAGCCCGATTG ttaCTGCTACCAGTGAAGAATCGCCGTCCCCCCGACAGCAGGTGAAAGAGGAGCCAAGAAGTTCCAGCTCGTTTG AAAACCAAGAAACGTCTCAACTGGACAATAATAGCACCAGACTAGAAAACTACTGCAAAACCATACTAGAACAGCAGCATCTATTGCACAATCTTTTGACGGAGGTTTTAAGTAGAGTAGAAAGATTAGAGGAAAAATTCAACCACTATTCTGCGCCAGGAAGTCGATCAATTTTCGACCAAAATATAGTATTTCCGATCAATTGTGAACAGGAATTGCAGAAGTTCGAAACTTATCTGCAAGATGAGAACAATTTTAGAGACGCG ATCAATGAATTAGCTGCACTAGGAGGCAAgagtaattaccattttgtaaaACGAGTCATGACCTGTTTAATAACCAATAAATTTGCTACCGGATACAGTTGGCTgggaagaaaaggaaaaaaagtttttaataCTTTAAAAGTAGCCAAAATAATAATAG ATGCAGCAACAATATCGGGATTATCAAAAACtaaaaacgaaactgaaatttctATGCAGTCATGGCTCAGGAGAGCCTTCGAGCGCAGTAAAGTTACAGCCAAAGACCGGTAG
- the LOC143216335 gene encoding uncharacterized protein LOC143216335 isoform X2 — protein sequence MRHYVPWLSWNTHTMEVLTTTWTVVQFVDDKTVEAVPTSWLEGDKCYWPPLPQSKLSNAIKKLEPPQPSWIQFTVKSFRNSIFSDYVKARAKAKEAEDSSDLQSEVDEYGLPKKRKITRPSWNTSSEELSSDDTMQPTPPSLRRKPKIVTATSGPYERRQQVEEEPRSSSPIVTATSEESPSPRQQVKEEPRSSSSFENQETSQLDNNSTRLENYCKTILEQQHLLHNLLTEVLSRVERLEEKFNHYSAPGSRSIFDQNIVFPINCEQELQKFETYLQDENNFRDAINELAALGGKSNYHFVKRVMTCLITNKFATGYSWLGRKGKKVFNTLKVAKIIIDAATISGLSKTKNETEISMQSWLRRAFERSKVTAKDR from the exons ATGCGACATTATGTACCTTGGCTTTCGTGG AATACACATACAATGGAGGTACTGACAACTACATGGACCGTTGTCCAATTTGTGGACGACAAAACAGTAGAAGCAGTGCCGACTAGTTGGCTAGAAGGCGACAAATGCTATTGGCCACCACTACCGCAATCAAAATTGAGTAATGCGATAAAAAAATTGGAACCGCCTCAACCTTCATGGATTCAGTTTACTGTAAAGAGCTTCAGAAACAGCATCTTTT CCGACTACGTAAAGGCGCGAGCCAAAGCGAAGGAGGCAGAGGATAGCAGCGATCTACAGTCGGAGGTGGACGAATACGGATTaccaaaaaaaagaaagattaCTCGCCCGTCGTGGAACACCAGCAGCGAAGAACTATCATCTGATGACACAATGCAGCCCACTCCCCCAAGTTTGAGGAGGAAACCCAAAATTG tcaCTGCCACCAGCGGACCGTATGAAAGAAGACAGCAGGTGGAAGAGGAGCCAAGAAGTTCCAGCCCGATTG ttaCTGCTACCAGTGAAGAATCGCCGTCCCCCCGACAGCAGGTGAAAGAGGAGCCAAGAAGTTCCAGCTCGTTTG AAAACCAAGAAACGTCTCAACTGGACAATAATAGCACCAGACTAGAAAACTACTGCAAAACCATACTAGAACAGCAGCATCTATTGCACAATCTTTTGACGGAGGTTTTAAGTAGAGTAGAAAGATTAGAGGAAAAATTCAACCACTATTCTGCGCCAGGAAGTCGATCAATTTTCGACCAAAATATAGTATTTCCGATCAATTGTGAACAGGAATTGCAGAAGTTCGAAACTTATCTGCAAGATGAGAACAATTTTAGAGACGCG ATCAATGAATTAGCTGCACTAGGAGGCAAgagtaattaccattttgtaaaACGAGTCATGACCTGTTTAATAACCAATAAATTTGCTACCGGATACAGTTGGCTgggaagaaaaggaaaaaaagtttttaataCTTTAAAAGTAGCCAAAATAATAATAG ATGCAGCAACAATATCGGGATTATCAAAAACtaaaaacgaaactgaaatttctATGCAGTCATGGCTCAGGAGAGCCTTCGAGCGCAGTAAAGTTACAGCCAAAGACCGGTAG
- the Grp gene encoding serine/threonine-protein kinase grp produces the protein MTEFVDGWIFGHTLGEGAYGEVKLLLNRSTGEAVAMKMIDLDKHTDARLTVRKESAIHRMLSNPNIVQYFGKRSEPNMEYIFLEYASGGELFDRIEPDIGMPAWEAQKYFRQLISAVEYLHSKGIAHRDLKPENLLLDGNNNLKISDFGMATMFRLQGKERSLEKRCGTLPYVAPEVLSQKYNAEPADVWSCGIILVALLTGELPWDQSSAECREYKAWREGKYMSFTPWRKLDTSSLSLIKNVLMHSPTSRYTIRDIKQHRWFIKMFPKEGCIRPDETDSRQMLEDENLTRFCLSQPELPRVQNNVVEINLEEQPGFSFSQPAHIEDLLVCTQVQNKQLTQASQQNTYQRLVRRMTRFFVKTALETTVKRLINCMNSENYTCRINDCRTVTISSTDRRKMPLVFKANIVEMDGKILVDFRLSKGCGLEFKRRFMKIKALLDDIVLKGPVTWPIAVATESIP, from the exons ATGACGGAATTCGTGGACGGTTGGATATTTGGACACACTCTAGGGGAAGGTGCTTACGGCGA GGTAAAGTTACTCTTGAACAGATCCACCGGTGAGGCGGTTGCCATGAAAATGATAGATTTAGATAAACACACGGATGCTAGGCTAACCGTTCGCAAAGAGTCTGCTATTCACCGTATGTTATCTAATCCGAACATTGTACAATACTTTGGGAAGCGTAGCGAGCCAAACATGGAATATATTTTCTTAGAATATGCTTCTGGTGGAGAACTTTTTGATAGGATTG AGCCTGACATCGGTATGCCAGCATGGGAGGCACAGAAGTATTTCAGACAACTAATTTCAGCAGTCGAATACCTGCATAGTAAAGGAATTGCGCACAGAGATTTGAAACCAGAAAATTTACTACTAGATGGAAATAACAACTTAAAAATCTCTGATTTTGGCATGGCAACAATGTTTCGACTTCAAGGGAAAGAGCGGAGCTTGGAGAAAAGATGTGGAACACTGCCATACGTTGCTCCAGAAGTATTATcacaaaaatacaatgcagaacCTGCGGATGTGTGGTCATGTGGTATAATTCTTGTTGCTTTATTGACTGGAG AACTGCCTTGGGATCAGTCCTCGGCAGAGTGTCGAGAATACAAGGCATGGAGAGAAGGGAAATACATGTCTTTCACACCATGGAGAAAGTTGGATACATCTTCCTTGTCTCTGATTAAAAATGTTCTTATGCACTCGCCGACGTCCAGATATACCATAAGAGACATTAAGCAACACAGATGGTTCATCAAAATGTTCCCGAAAG AAGGATGCATACGACCTGACGAAACGGATTCAAGGCAAATGTTAGAGGATGAAAACTTGACAAGATTCTGCTTGTCCCAACCAGAATTGCCTAGGGTACAAAATAATgttgtagaaattaatttagaAGAACAGCCAGGATTTTCATTTTCACAACCCGCTCATATAGAAGACTTATTAGTTTGCACTCAAGTACAAAATAAGCAACTTACACAAGCCAGCCAG CAAAATACCTACCAACGTTTAGTGCGGAGAATGACTAGATTCTTCGTTAAAACGGCATTGGAGACAACGGTGAAAAGATTAATAAACTGCATGAACAGTGAGAATTATACTTGTCGTATCAACGATTGTCGTACG GTTACCATATCGAGCACAGATAGAAGAAAAATGCCTCTCGTTTTCAAAGCGAATATCGTTGAAATGGATGGGAAGATACTTGTAGATTTCAGATTATCCAAAGGCTGCGGTCTAGAGTTCAAACGAAGATTTATGAAAATCAAAGCTCTATTGGATGATATAGTATTGAAAGGTCCTGTGACATGGCCGATTGCTGTTGCCACCGAATCTATACCGTGA